A segment of the Desulfitobacterium dehalogenans ATCC 51507 genome:
ATAATTGATGATATTCTCTTTCTCGCCTACTTCCACATGAACTACGGGTTGGACCTCTCCCCCATCAATTCCGCTCCACCGAAAATATAGGGTTTGCTCATACTGTTGATAAATGATCGGATCGGCATATTCCAGATGAAGAACAATATAGTATGGACTGACATAGGGCTCACTAATATCCACTTCGTAAGAGTCCAAAGCGATCACTAAACTGGAGCTCATATCTTGAGGTATCTCATTCACTAAATAATTGGGTTCATTTTGGATGGGCTTATCTTGTAATTTTTCCTCAAAGACTATGGTTCGGCTGGCCAAATTCTCCGCAGGATGAATTCCTACATTAGTAAATTTAAATTCAAGTTTTAAACCGGATTTCAACTCAACCTTAGGAGGTTCCCGCAGGGACAAGTAAGGACGTGAAGATTCGCGATCGATTTTCCAGGCATTAAGCGTTACTGCAACCGTAATCGTGGCGGTAAGTGCCAAAATAGAAGTTCCAACAGTTGCGACAATGCTGCTCCATTTTGTAAATTTATCTCCAAAGCTCATACTAACCGCCCCCCTTCTAAACCAACACCTTTTAGTGTCTTCATATTCATGCTTTATATTCGTTGCCGCAGTGAGCTCTATACATAAAGAGAATAGGGAGGTAGCGTAGACGAAAAAAGACAGCACCCTAAAGTACTGTCTTTTAACCTTTCAATTATGTTATTTTAATATATTCCAGCTCCGCTTAATATGATCGACCAGGTTATCGGGATCAACATCGGTATGACATTGTGCACAATCCATCATTCCCCGGGTATTTTCCAAAGAATGTCCTTTACCGTGACACATCATGCAGTCGTCCACCACTTCATTCTTATAAACGGCCTTGAAATTATTGCTATGGAATTGATTCAACAGCTCTACAGTTTTAGCAGCTACATCTGCCGTAATACGAGCACAGCGCTCACTTCTGGCCTTGCTCTCGGCCTTGAGGCCGCTGGCGTCACACCACACACTCACTGAAACGTGGCAAAGAGGTGATTTGGCGACACTTTTTTCTATGGGGCCCTCATATTCCAAAGCCTTGCCTGCTGCAGGCATGAATTCAGGAAAGGCGAAATCGCAATACCAACCGAACAATTCGCTGACGACCTTATCCGCATCTTTCTTTTCCATGGTATAGTTAATGGCCGTAGCCGCACCGATCAAGGCTCCGCACAGGGTGCCCCACCCTCCGCCGCCGGTACCGCCCCAACCCAGAACCTGTGTAGGAACATGAGTGTAGGGATAACCTACCTTTTCTTTTAATTGACCGATCACCGCCTCAAAGACGCCATAAGAGCATTTGGATTTGCCATAACCTCCATAGCCGTCCAGCTTAGCCTTTTCCGGGTCCAGCTGGACATAAGGGTATGGGAAACTCGGTGGCTCACAATGTTCCCCGGAGGGTAATTGGGCAGCCTCAGCCGCCTGGGTGTGAAAGACGCTTGTGCCGACAGCTAAAGCTCCTGCAGCCAGAATACCGGATTTTAAAAACTTTCTCCTTGACATATCTCTTTCTTCACTCATTGAAACAGCCTCCTTTTTATGATTACCTTGCCTTAGAACTTCTCAATTCTTAAAACCGAATCTATTGGTCTATCAGAGCCTTACTATCTTCTCCCCATCAGCATCAATGAGGTGCACAGCACATGCCAGACAAGGGTCAAAGGAACGAATCACCCGGACCACATTGACAGGATTATCCGGATCAACGGGCAGCCCTTTCAAGGCTTGCTCAACAGGACCCGGCATGTTCTTCTCATCACGGGGAGAACTATTCCATGTGGTGGGGACGACCATTTGATAATTGCTGATGACATTATTGTCGATCTTGAGCCAATGCCCCAAGGATCCTCTGGGAGCCTCATTAAGGGCTACTCCTTGACCTTGGGCGGGGGGTTCCCAGTGGCTGGAATCGTGAATAGCTGGGCGGCTGCCCTTCCTTCCCAGTAATTCCTCTAAATCATTCAGCCAACGGTACATGGAGCTTGTCATAAGTAAAGTTTCCTGAGCACGGGCGAGATGACGGGCAACTGCTCCGGGTTTTATTCCGTAACGGCTCATCAAGTCGAGCAGTCCCGAATGCTGCATAACCATCATCCGTGCCAGCGGTCCCACTTCAGCCGCCTCTCCCTTATACCGGGGAGATTTAATGAAGGAATAAGCTCCTTTTTTATCAAAGTCGATGACGGTGTCTCCGTCCCAGGGATTGGCGGGCTCACCCTCCTTGTACCAGGCGCTGGCAACGCTTTCCGTAATCTTGCTCATATCCAGCTCTTCGACAACACCCGGAGCTTTGCCACTGATAAAGCCGCCCCTAAACAACGTCTCTGTGCCTGAATCATCCATAGGAAAACCACCATAGGCAATATAGCTCCCTGAACCTGCACCCACTCCAGCTTTCCCCAGACCTAACAGGGGACCTGTACAAAAACTTACCACATCGGGAACATAAACCAGCTCGGCAAAGGACACGACCTCATTGAGCAAGGTTCTAAAGGCATCCAATTGCTCTTTCCGGGGGTAGATCGTCACTCCACCCACGACAATACTGGATTGATGGGGCTGCTTACCTCCCAGAATAGCCGACATCTTCTTGGCTTTACCTTGAATCTTTAAAGCCTCCAGATAATGAGCCAGAGCGGTTATCACGATTTCCGGATCGTTTACGGAATAACGATCAGGTTGATAGCGGGGGGTCAGAGGGGCGGTATCCCCTGCTTTAACTAAAGACAGTATCTTATTTTTAACAGCCAGAAGTTCCGGAGCATTTCCTTTATAGTGATCGACGGCTAAAACGTCGAGATAATCAAGTGCCGACAAATGATAGAAATGCAAAGGATGGTCGTGCAGCCATAGTGATCCGGCGATGAGATTGCGAATAAGCTGGGCGGCACGGGGTACATCGGCTCCATGGGCATCTTCAACAGCCATTGCCGAGGTCCAACCGTGTGACGCCATACACACTCCGCAAATCCGTTCGGTAATATAGACGGCATCACGAGGGTCCCGGCCTTGGAGAATCTGTTCAATCCCCCGGAACATGGTCCCCTGAGCCCAGGCATTGGTAACGATACCCTTTTCAATTTCCACTTCAACCCGTAAGTGGCCCTCAACCCGTGTGACAGGGTCAATAACGACACGCTTAGCCATCTACTTCACCTCCTTGGGGTTCACGAACAAGGGAGCGAATCCCTCATAATACTCAGGCTGACTGCAGCCCGCACAGGGTGAGCCGGCATAACCGCAGAAATTAGCCCCGTCATTCCACCAGGAATTGGCACAATTGGTGTAAGTCTCTTTTCCCTTGCACCCCTTGTGATAAAGGCACCAATCCAGAGTGTCCGGATTATTCCAATCCTCCAGATACTCTCCCTGTTCGTAATGCATGCGGCGATAACAACTATCATGTAAGGTATAGCGATAATAAGCTTCCGGCCGATTAAGCCCGTCGAGCTTAGGCAAAGCATTCTGACTCAGATAATATAAGAGTAGACCCACTAACCGATCAGGCTTAACCGGGCAGCTGGGGAGGTTTACCACCTTAACTCCTTCGAGGACCTCCTGAGCGCCTACTGCTCCAGTGAGCCCAGCACGGGGAATCCCGCCATAACAAGCGCAGGAACCGACGGCGATCACCGCTTCAGCTTTGGCCGCAGCCATTTTGAATTGTTCGATAAAGGGTTTCCCCTCCACAAAGCAATACCGGGGGTCCGCTGTGGGAATCGAACCCTCCAGGACAAGTATGTAGTGACCTTGAGTTATACACTCTTCTAAGCTCTGAATGGCTTGCTCCCCTGAAGCCGCCATCAGTGTAGGATGGTAGCGTACCGATAGGAGATCGAGGATAATCTGCTCCGGCCCTGGGTCTGCTGAAGATAACAGGGATTCGCTGCACCCGGTGCACCCTTGCCCTTGCATCCAAATCACCGGCTTTTTGGACAAATTTGCTTCAGCTGCCTCCGCAATTTGAGGCGCTAAACTCAAATCAATCCCCAGGGCTGCGCATGTGAATGTGCACAGTTTCAAAAAGTCCCTTCTGGATATCCCTCTTCTTGCGAGGCGCTGATATCCATTTTCCATAAATTGATCCTCTCCTTTCACCTTCCTTATTTTTTTGCAGTTTTTTATTATGATAAAAGCATGAAGTCCTTATAAAACCCTCTAGTGAATGTTCGGACTTGTACTACCATCTATCTTCTGAGGTTATCTCTTAATTTGCTACGGTAAAACATCAATATTTTATATCATGTTAGATAATTCAGATAACCATAATCATGTTAATGTGAACACTTTATCAATTTCTATGATACATCCTTTTTATTACCAATTCTACAGTAAAGTGTTAATTTTTTAATTAGTATTCTTAATCATGCTATAAATATTTCGTATGATATCACTGAGTTTACTAATATAATAAGAAGGTTTCTAATACTGCTTTTAACCTTTATTCTGGCGTATAAATAACTCAACGGGGCCAACCCTTATTTATTTGATCTTTTAGCCGCCCCGCTGAATAGGTTGTTTCAAAAAATATTTTGAAGTGTAATCATCCCTTTATCGGCAATATGATTAATTAGCATGCGCAAGGCACACACCTCTCCTAAGCTTAAAACCATTTCATTTTCCTTGATATACTGCTCCAACCTTATCAAACTGAGATCAATCTCATCGATCTCCTGGTGATCAATCAATATGCTCCAAAGCTTTTTGGTTTCACTCCACTCCTGGCTGAATTTCCCGATTTCCTGATCGGCATTGCTCCAGCTCTTGGTTCGTATCTGCTCCTCCACATTGACCAATTTTTCCACCATGATATCCGTCGATTCACTGACATAGTGGTTCTGCCAATAGCCCCCAAGTACTAGCATTAGGATAAGTATGCCTGCTACAAGATACGTTCTCAGCATAGAACATCCTCCTTTTGCTGCAGCTTCATCTCTTTTTGGTATATCGTTCCTTGCCTTGTAGATATAAATTATCCGCTGAATCCAGGCAGGCAAAAAGCACCTCTTCTATGCCCTTCAATTTGTGCCTTTTGATCTGTTTATCCAGCCAAGCCCGATCTTTGCCCGACATGGCAAAGGCTTTTTCCTGCAAAATTCCATCCATTATAAACACAATCGGCAAGCCTTCATAGCTTGTTTTCAGCTGCAAATCTTCCGGAGTAACGGGACGTTTCGATGATTTGGGTAATACGCTGATCTGGCCATTGGTTTCAAGGATGGCAAATTCTACATCGGTAATATTGGGAATACTTCTCATTCTTAATTCTTCCACCAAATCTGTTAAGGGCAGACGATTGCGGACTAATTCATGCTCAACGATCCTTCCCCTTTCGATCAGGATAGAAGGAGTACCATTCAGGATATCCCGGGCTTTCTCGCTCTTCAACTCCAGATAAGACAGAGAGATGCTCATAAGAACCAAGACTATCATGGGGATAATTCCTGAGATAAGAGGAATTCCAACATCTTCACTGGGAATGGCTGCTAAATCAGATATCATAAGAATGACGACCAATTCAAAGGGTTGCAATTGGCCAATTTCACGTTTTCCCATAAGACGCAAGGCCGTAATAACAAAAAAGTAAAGAATCAAGGTTCTGATCGCAGTAATTAGCATAATTTCATTATGTAACTCCTTCCGATGGTTTCTTTGTCACATAGGAAAACCTATTATTAGTCCTCAAGGCGGAAAGACATATGCCTGAATAGTTTTCTCCATCCCCATAGTTTTATTCCCCTAAACATTCCTTTAAATTGATAGCGAAAATTCTCTCATCCTGTATTAATACACAAATTAAGGTCTTATGTTATAATATAGGAAACTTGCTTCAGATGGAGTTTCAACTCCTATCTGAAGCTTAGTTGACTTGTCCAGGGCTTAGCACCACTTACCTCCCGCTTAAAATGCAGGAGCCTTAGTGGCGGTTAGCAATGGATAAATTGTGTTCTATCATAGAGAAATCCAATTAAGAATGGAGGAGCAGTGGTGAAAAAACAAGCGGTTGTAATTTATGAAAAGGACAATGTGGCTACCTGTGTCGATCATATACCTGCCGGTACCACGATTTCTTTTTTCCGCGGAGGCCAAGAAGAAACACTAACGGTTCATCAAGACATTCCTTTAGGGCATAAGGTGGCTATCCGTCCAATTGCTAAAAGGGGCGATATTGTGAAATATGCGGAAAGCATTGGACTTGCTACCGTAGATATTCAACCCGGCCAGCATGTTCATGTCCATAATATGGAGTCACAACGGGGTCGCGGGGATTTAGATTCTTTAAAGGAGGATACAGTATGAACATTTTCGGATTTCGACGTCCCGATGGACTCTTTGGAATACGCAACCATCTTTTAATCCTTCCTACTTCAGTCTGTGCGACCACTGTTGCTTTTAATATAGCTGCTCAAATCCCTGGCGCCATAGCTATCCCCAACCAGCACGGATGTTGCCAGCTGGGTGCTGATTTCGAGCAAACCCTACGAACCTTGATCGGTATAGGCAAAAACCCTAATGTGGGCGCTGTGCTTGTTGTCGGCTTAGGTTGCGAAGGGATACCTATTCAGCATACCGCAGAGGAAATCGCCAAGTCCGGGAAACCGGTGCAAACCCTTATCATTCAGGAAAATAGCGGTACCTTAAAGACCACCTCCCTCGGTATCCAAATCGCCGGTCAGATGGCTCGCACCCTCTCGATGCTCAAGGGGGAAGAAGCACCCATCAGCGAGTTATCTCTGGGCATTGAATGCGGCGGTTCTGATTTCACTTCAGGTTTAGCCTCCAATCCCGCCGTTGGCACAGCCTCTGATCTTATGGTCAAGGCCGGGGGCACAGCTATGCTATCCGAGACTACAGAGTTCATCGGTGCTGAACATGTTCTGGCCAAACGGGCCAAATCTCCGGAAGTCGCCGAAAAACTCATCCGAATCGTAAAGGAGGCCGAGCTGCGTGCCAAACAGCTCCATGTGGATTTAAGGGATGGTCAGCCGACCCCCGGAAATATTGCCGGCGGGATCAGTTCTATCGAGGAAAAATCTTTAGGCTGTATTTATAAAGCCGGTCACTCCACCATTCAAGACGTTTTGGCCTATGGCGAATCTCCACAGGGAAAAGGCCTCTATGTTATGGATACTCCGGGGCAAGATGTGGAGTCTATGATCGGAATGCTTGCCGGAGGTGTACAGCTCATTGTATTCACTACAGGACGAGGTACCCCCACCGGCTCACCCATTGCTCCGGTTATTAAAGTGACCGCCAATTCTGATACTTACGTAACTATGGAAGACAATATCGACCTTGATCTCTCCTCCATCATTTCCGGGGAAGCAACCATTGAGGATAGCGGCCGCCGGATTTTCGAGGAAATGCTGGAAGTAGCCAGGGGTAAATTAACCAAATCAGAAAGCTTAGGCCATCGGGAATTCGGTATTTTCCGCATCGGCTCAACCTTTTAGAAATACTTATATCACATTAATTAATACGAGCCACGACAATAATTGTCGTGGCTCGTATAATTCCGATCTCAGCCCTATCTACACGCGGTTTTAATCCGGGATTTAGCAAGATACATAGCTTGATCAGCCTTAGCAATAAGCCGATTCAGACTATCTCCATCGGCTGGATAAAAACTGATCCCTATACTCAGGCTGATTTCCACTTTTTCTCCGGTTAGATTGATGAAACGATCCGGATGATTGCTGATTCGAGAAGCAATGATCTCGTAATTATGAGCGGCCAGGAGATGAGGTAAGAGGATGAGAAATTCGTCGCCGCCGTAGCGGGCAACGGTATCATCCTTTCGGATAACTTGAGTTAAAATATTGGCAACTTGAACCAATGCTTTATCCCCGGCTTCATGACCATAGGTATCATTGATCTCTTTGAACTTATCGACATCGATAAACATAACACCTAAAATGCCGCCACTTCTTTTTGCGCTTTCCAAATATTTTTCGGCCAATTTGTAAAAAAATGTCCGGTTATGAATGCCTGTTAAGCTATCATAATAAGCCATATTCTCAATATACTTCTTTTTCTCTTTAAGCTCTTTATTGACTTTACTTAGTTCAGCTACATAATTCCTTAAGCGGGCAATCTGAATAAATTGACTGGTTACATCGATAAACTCCAAGAGCAGAAGCTTAGAGCTCCCCTCCTCAAAGGAGCTTATCTTGATATTGAAATCGTAGTCTGAATGGAGCAAATGCTTATGCAGTCCGGCGGACAGAAACATTTTACTGCCATTGTTTAAGCAATTCAGAAGGACTTTTTCGATATAGGTATTATAAAATTTGGGCAGTACCTCATAAAGGGGCTGTTCCTGGACCTCTTTGCTCCTAAATGGTATAAAGCCCAAAAGGTATTGATTGGCATAAATAATTTTAAACTCTTCGTCAAGGATTAAAATACCGATATCCAGATTATTGAAGACACTCATCCATTTATTCATTCAATTCAACTTCAATCTTTTCAATTTTACTCATGAGCTCCTGCAAAGAAGTCAAGGTTAAATTTATCATAATAGCACCATCGATCTCCGTTTCATCAATAATAAAGGTAATATACAATAAAATCATATTCCTTGCGTAGTGTTCATTGTTTTTAATATCTTGGGCAAAATCCTTCTTATTAAAGACCTTTACTTCAGGCAAGGAGTAATCTAAATTGATTTCCAGATAGTTGCTTACCCCTCCCACAATGCAATTCAGCACAATATTACCGATTTCCCTGATAATATCAAAATCAACGTCTGAAAAGCTTAAATCACCAATTTCCTCAGTGGCAACTTCATTCATGCAAAGGTTAATAAACTGTCTCATCTTCTCCGCGGGAAAAATGAGGTTGGCCTTGCCTGTTAATTTATTCTCAAAGCAGATTGAAGAGACCATCAAAGTGCCATCAACATCCATGGGCAAAAAAGCATCCACATCGGCGCTGTTGTCCTTAATATCGATGATCTCAATACTGGGAACATTTAAT
Coding sequences within it:
- a CDS encoding C-GCAxxG-C-C family protein gives rise to the protein MSEERDMSRRKFLKSGILAAGALAVGTSVFHTQAAEAAQLPSGEHCEPPSFPYPYVQLDPEKAKLDGYGGYGKSKCSYGVFEAVIGQLKEKVGYPYTHVPTQVLGWGGTGGGGWGTLCGALIGAATAINYTMEKKDADKVVSELFGWYCDFAFPEFMPAAGKALEYEGPIEKSVAKSPLCHVSVSVWCDASGLKAESKARSERCARITADVAAKTVELLNQFHSNNFKAVYKNEVVDDCMMCHGKGHSLENTRGMMDCAQCHTDVDPDNLVDHIKRSWNILK
- a CDS encoding nickel-dependent hydrogenase large subunit, translated to MAKRVVIDPVTRVEGHLRVEVEIEKGIVTNAWAQGTMFRGIEQILQGRDPRDAVYITERICGVCMASHGWTSAMAVEDAHGADVPRAAQLIRNLIAGSLWLHDHPLHFYHLSALDYLDVLAVDHYKGNAPELLAVKNKILSLVKAGDTAPLTPRYQPDRYSVNDPEIVITALAHYLEALKIQGKAKKMSAILGGKQPHQSSIVVGGVTIYPRKEQLDAFRTLLNEVVSFAELVYVPDVVSFCTGPLLGLGKAGVGAGSGSYIAYGGFPMDDSGTETLFRGGFISGKAPGVVEELDMSKITESVASAWYKEGEPANPWDGDTVIDFDKKGAYSFIKSPRYKGEAAEVGPLARMMVMQHSGLLDLMSRYGIKPGAVARHLARAQETLLMTSSMYRWLNDLEELLGRKGSRPAIHDSSHWEPPAQGQGVALNEAPRGSLGHWLKIDNNVISNYQMVVPTTWNSSPRDEKNMPGPVEQALKGLPVDPDNPVNVVRVIRSFDPCLACAVHLIDADGEKIVRL
- a CDS encoding hydrogenase small subunit: MENGYQRLARRGISRRDFLKLCTFTCAALGIDLSLAPQIAEAAEANLSKKPVIWMQGQGCTGCSESLLSSADPGPEQIILDLLSVRYHPTLMAASGEQAIQSLEECITQGHYILVLEGSIPTADPRYCFVEGKPFIEQFKMAAAKAEAVIAVGSCACYGGIPRAGLTGAVGAQEVLEGVKVVNLPSCPVKPDRLVGLLLYYLSQNALPKLDGLNRPEAYYRYTLHDSCYRRMHYEQGEYLEDWNNPDTLDWCLYHKGCKGKETYTNCANSWWNDGANFCGYAGSPCAGCSQPEYYEGFAPLFVNPKEVK
- a CDS encoding DUF4363 family protein encodes the protein MLRTYLVAGILILMLVLGGYWQNHYVSESTDIMVEKLVNVEEQIRTKSWSNADQEIGKFSQEWSETKKLWSILIDHQEIDEIDLSLIRLEQYIKENEMVLSLGEVCALRMLINHIADKGMITLQNIF
- a CDS encoding DUF421 domain-containing protein → MLITAIRTLILYFFVITALRLMGKREIGQLQPFELVVILMISDLAAIPSEDVGIPLISGIIPMIVLVLMSISLSYLELKSEKARDILNGTPSILIERGRIVEHELVRNRLPLTDLVEELRMRSIPNITDVEFAILETNGQISVLPKSSKRPVTPEDLQLKTSYEGLPIVFIMDGILQEKAFAMSGKDRAWLDKQIKRHKLKGIEEVLFACLDSADNLYLQGKERYTKKR
- a CDS encoding UxaA family hydrolase, giving the protein MKKQAVVIYEKDNVATCVDHIPAGTTISFFRGGQEETLTVHQDIPLGHKVAIRPIAKRGDIVKYAESIGLATVDIQPGQHVHVHNMESQRGRGDLDSLKEDTV
- a CDS encoding UxaA family hydrolase → MNIFGFRRPDGLFGIRNHLLILPTSVCATTVAFNIAAQIPGAIAIPNQHGCCQLGADFEQTLRTLIGIGKNPNVGAVLVVGLGCEGIPIQHTAEEIAKSGKPVQTLIIQENSGTLKTTSLGIQIAGQMARTLSMLKGEEAPISELSLGIECGGSDFTSGLASNPAVGTASDLMVKAGGTAMLSETTEFIGAEHVLAKRAKSPEVAEKLIRIVKEAELRAKQLHVDLRDGQPTPGNIAGGISSIEEKSLGCIYKAGHSTIQDVLAYGESPQGKGLYVMDTPGQDVESMIGMLAGGVQLIVFTTGRGTPTGSPIAPVIKVTANSDTYVTMEDNIDLDLSSIISGEATIEDSGRRIFEEMLEVARGKLTKSESLGHREFGIFRIGSTF
- a CDS encoding sensor domain-containing diguanylate cyclase, whose protein sequence is MNKWMSVFNNLDIGILILDEEFKIIYANQYLLGFIPFRSKEVQEQPLYEVLPKFYNTYIEKVLLNCLNNGSKMFLSAGLHKHLLHSDYDFNIKISSFEEGSSKLLLLEFIDVTSQFIQIARLRNYVAELSKVNKELKEKKKYIENMAYYDSLTGIHNRTFFYKLAEKYLESAKRSGGILGVMFIDVDKFKEINDTYGHEAGDKALVQVANILTQVIRKDDTVARYGGDEFLILLPHLLAAHNYEIIASRISNHPDRFINLTGEKVEISLSIGISFYPADGDSLNRLIAKADQAMYLAKSRIKTACR
- a CDS encoding chemotaxis protein CheC → MIMMGEDKSLKFDILNELFNISVGQAASLLSEMINRTLILNVPSIEIIDIKDNSADVDAFLPMDVDGTLMVSSICFENKLTGKANLIFPAEKMRQFINLCMNEVATEEIGDLSFSDVDFDIIREIGNIVLNCIVGGVSNYLEINLDYSLPEVKVFNKKDFAQDIKNNEHYARNMILLYITFIIDETEIDGAIMINLTLTSLQELMSKIEKIEVELNE